DNA from Apis cerana isolate GH-2021 linkage group LG13, AcerK_1.0, whole genome shotgun sequence:
ATGTGAGTGGCGCGAATCAAAAACATGATATATACGTTTCGAAATTGTTTATAGTGAATCACatcaatttattgtataaataaaataaaaataaaaataaaaacgaataagagattataaaaatatattgtatcataGTAACGTGCTCGAATCATTATTTTGTGTATAAAGTGAAGATTTATCGAAATGAGAAAATCGATTTCTGTAAAGTtcgattgcaaaaaatttacaaaaaataagtttacaaaagtttaaaaaaaaaggaaaatgttaTGATGACAACTTTGTGACATTGAACCGAAACAATTGAAATCGTATTATAAGAAACTCTgcaaaaaaagggaaagatatgaaaaagatctattattgaaaaaagcatcgaaatatatattcgagaaCTATATACTATGTAAAATGATGAATACATAAAATCATGATTAGATACGAATGACGTTAAGCAAGAATCGTAGAATCATGTAAACTGTAAAAGGAATTGATGTGAATTTGCAGTGAGTTTAATAAGGGTTTAATATATTggttatattaacaaattaatcatagtatataataatattactatctGTTATAATAGCATTGGTATTGATaagaattgtatattaattgatttcagTATTAATGTTGCCGAATAAAGAGTGAAGAATTAAAAGAGGATCCGTgtggaatttttatgatttatcatTGTACATAatcaattgtattttgtatGCATGTGTTATGTGGGCAATGACTATTTGCCGTTAAATGTATTAGTGAAAGATATCGTCAAACTTATTTGCGTTAGTATTATTTACGTCAGCACCGGTTACTTAAGATTTGCATAGCAAACAGATTGACgtattaataagtatataaaagagAAGTTGCGACTTTGTGTTTTATCATACTACTACAGAATACTacagaaaaagataaagtGTATGTAagtctttttttattacttctgtaaaaaagaaagagagaagagaatagAGCAAGATATGTAGACAATAGAGCAAATGTAGAgcttaaaatagaaaaatgactTCGGTTTAAACTTCGCCTCAAGGAAACAAACAAATGAAGAGGAATCGAAGAgaccttttcaattttttcaaggaaattattattgtgcTCTTGTGATATGTTTCTATAAATCTGACAGTGTCATGTTCatgattatataacataaaaagaggtaagaaaaataacatatatatatatatatatatatatacatataggatattactaaatatcaaataagattatttaaaggattcattttaaatatcgtaaaaatgacaatgttaaaaaatattacaaaaatattaaatgaaatttagctaccaaattataaataatttaattttttttacttgtaatagaaataattttatatagacaaagtattattattaatcgatcatcgacatattttaactaaaagataaaaaatatttaaaagcatttgttacataatgaaaaattgttaaaataacatataatacatatattttagatcttagttatatcgaaattttaatagataaaatgcaataaaaatatgtataatataaacataaacataaaaaaaaagataacatttacatatttctttactttttataaaaatttttctcattaaaatCATCGAATATCATAccatcaatttaaattaaacgaatagtTATGTAAGTTAAGAAATCAGCTTAATGaactattctttcttttaatggttctcattttaaagatattgaattgaaaacaAATGATGTTCCAGTTAAAATTCAAtacatatcaatatttcactttatcatatttatttactaaaaatatattagtatatattgtatataatataatgtaatgtataatgtatttcttatttgatTCTCATTTGAAAAGTGcacaaagtaaaatattatgatatagttGGCAGCATAAATATAGCAAATCTTTTAATACTCTGATTAGTCTGtacagtatataataataacaacaacaacaacgacaacaacaacaacaacaacaacaataataataataataatatatgtatatgtatatatatatatatataattaaaataataattaaaatattcgatgtaaattgatttaattgaacaaaaataatttataaaaataataattagtgcTAATATTGTCAATTGTCAATTGGACTGTCAATTGtctgagaaaaaaatgatttaactagtaattttagaaattattttaatggatttattatatatattaatttaaaataatttaattgctaatatttactaatttatatatatttttgtaagaaatttatttgcattgtattaataactatatttattaagaataataaacattattattgaatttgatacttttattaaaattttataaatatatatatctaaataaatatatagtaaatttttattaatattataataaaatagtgtcaaaaataagatataaaacattctttaaagaatcgaaattataatgatcAAAGTTACGacgatagataataattaagtatCTTATAACTTTGatcattgtaattttgtaattgaatataaataaaaataaaaaatataaaaagtgcAGCATagcataaatatttcgaatattaataatctaaaaaatttttaaaaagaattttagaatctcCAAGATTTAACTTCccgttttatattgtaatcttATCCTATACTAAattgtttttgttaataactttttaatgactgttaaataaattattatcacaaCACTATTTACTGTGATGACTTTaacaacatattaaaaaatcattgaagattttaatgacatttcatatttatttaattttgctatAAACTATTCGcaattcgaaaaatctatATTGCTGGCACAACGATTGCAAATAGCAGTGTAGATGCTGCATAACGATTTCAATGAATCTGAATACTGCatttatattgattagaaCTGTTTATCACAAagctcgtaaaaaaaaaggctaaaaaagttaataaatagtttcgataattgtaaaaaagttTGCAAACATCTCTAGCCAATACAGATGTAGCATAAAATGTTCATTATTTTGCGAAaagaattcgaataaataattcgtaattaaaaaattggttaaatatccataattttataactatattttatatttatatttgaataattataaatttatatattatataatttatataactttatctATCAAAGCattttcgtataattaaaataagaaaataattacgcgttagaaaataatttttttttgtagaattatctctttaaatatctcatgaatatattaataatatatctaaaaatttatatacattttcttcttttttaaatgtatatttaatgtatcgtTTAATCTATTCTATCGTATTTTTACCATTAttgccatttttatttttcgaataaaatctaatatttttctatcattttctttatttttttttatctttaaatatctttaaatataacggaatatttaaaatatttaaagaaaaatcaacgattttattcgtttcttgtaatatttttaatttaattctaaatcaattttttaatcgttaatttttatatcattaattatttccagaAATTTACATTGTGGCGATGACAGATCAACAATTGacaaataacaacaataataataataacaataacaacaacaataacaataataatggcGAACAAAATTACttgcataaaaaattcaaaaaaatcgcAACGATCGAGTTTACATTGACAACAGAACCGAAGaagaacaacaacaacagtTTTTCAGAGtcaacgaaaagaaagaatttcagAGAATCGTCGAAAGACTCGATCGAGATCTCCCTGGAATCAGCGGAAGAAAAATCAGCAATGTCAAGGAAAAATGGTTATGTATGCCCTTGTTGCAGATTATCGTGTGCAAAACCAAATGTCCTACAAAAACACATCAGAGTTCATACAAATGAAAAACCATACCCTTGTATGCCTTGTGAATTCGCATTCAAGACTAAGAATTTTTACAAGCATTGCAGATCTTGCACTCACGTCCTCAAAAGGGAAGGTGATGCTAGCAAGGTATGTGAATTCTGATTAATTCATTGggtttttatgattttatataataataatatataaataaatattaaatcattctaTATGAtgctgaatttttaaatgaaagagatgaatacaaaagaaaattatatagaataaataaatctttggtatttaaacgaaatgaaacttgatgtatttaaaaaatattattcaatctaTCGTCTTTtcaagaaagataaataaatagatgtttataaataatagaataaaaatagttataggATTCGTATCTTTAAAAGatcgattataaaaatcattataaaaacatgagatgataatgtaatataaatattttaaattatcaatagtatttcaaatatattaatatataatttcaaatatattaataatacacttcatctattattttgatacataaataagtctgtttatttaaatctttttatacttatatatatattatatatttataaaatttataaaatttataaaatttctctaatttaaaaaagatttagataaaattcatctcataatactatatatatatatatatacttttgtatattttgtatatattgtatagtaTTATGTTATTAACAAAGTGTTACAATCATCTgttggattttttaatataattttgtggtAAATTGTAGTAAATagcaaaatatatcattttaatgatGTTTGAATCCAGTTGTtttgtatcataaattatattataatcaataaataatatcaaaatgaaattgaatatgaaatatatttcaaaacattaatattcatatcatatatataaacgctAAAATTTACTATccatgtttatttaaatttttataaatgatatacacGAAATctgtttattgtattatatttaatatttattttataatgtttaaatattattaatgtttataaattattattattaaaatacattattaactcatttaaatttagcataataaaataatctacatatattaataatagaaaatactttgaatcacttctatttatatattgcaaatcattttgaataattcaaaccataaaattctttaatatctttatacatacaatggaaattttgataattttcataaattttaaaaatcttaaatgttttaataatatttctcatatagtggataacgaataaataagtataaaaataataaaaaagaatatataaatttatatcatcaatttttttttatcatatcaacacttcttttcttttattcgctatttttttttatgtttgacTTGattctgttatatatattatatatatgagaaatgATCGAATtccttaaaattatcaaaatcttcAAGAATTTCAAAGCTTTAAAGCTaactatatttgaaataattcgaatataattattttttgaaaatttcaaatcagtttcgaaattgaaattctaatatccattatctatctttattatcatatccaaaatatttatacagcaTTACACtagaatatacaatatatacactTGTACAGtacattacaataaatataaatatacaatattaattcatatttcatattactaaaatttttattttttaaaagatatttgttgGTAGAATTTTCTGCATAGACAAATGCATATTCgatcatttttatagatatcggAGAATTCAGACGTAAATTTGTCCGACAGCATGAGCAAAGATAGCAGCACATCATCACCTTTATCTTCTACAATGACAAacttaaaaactattaaagttgaaaaaatttacaagcCAAAATTTCAAACAGCATTACAATACGCCAACAATAACATTGAAACGTCTTTCCTCTCCTTCACTTCTGCGAATAGTTCTTCCTCAATGACAGTTATTGTTGTGCCAAAATTAAATCCCAAGTATCAAATACAAAagcatattgataaaattatcacgGACAATCATATAATCATCGATACAATGGATCCACGATTACACAAATTGATCCAAAGACAACAAAGTCTCGTGAAAACGAAGCAATTCATCGATCAACCGTTGAATCTCTCTTCTGCGAAAGGATCTTTGAGGAAACGATGTTATAACGAGAGCTTCGTTCAACAATGCAAAGTTTGTCCCAACGAATCAAAACATGGTTCtataatcaaaaatcttttattgaaaaatcaaaattcatgTCAGAAAAGTAAAGctgagaatgaaaattattattgttcctCTTTTGACGTACCGGATATTCTCGATATCCATCGTAAATATCAATTGGAAATCAAGAAAGGAGAatccaatttaaattcaaagtcTTCCGATTATTATAGCAATTTACAATGCCTCTCTTCTTCTGATTCTCTTCTATGCAATACGAGACTAATTGACACGTATATATCGCCCGTGAAGAAACATAAATCAGAATTCGTACCGACTACGTTACAATCTCTCGAAGAACTGTATATAAATTCGTTACAAATGTTCGGCGAAGAAGttagaatattgaataatactgGTGAAAGTAAGACGATGAGAATCGAATCACAATCAATAAATTCTCAAACAGATAAAGAGATCGTGAGCAACAAATGCATTACTTCTGAGATTGCTTCGGTAGTCAGATCAGATTTCCATTCAGGAGGTACGATGGTATACAAACCACCAGTTTTCACTTCAAGTTCCTTCATATCTTTGTCAAATGTGCCGAAAATATTGACTTCTGTCATACCAAATATATCAAGTACAATAAAAtccataaatttaacaaaaacagaaaaatctgAAACAAAACTGATGAAAAACAAGGACGTGTCCTCTAAAGAAAAGACCAAACCAAACAAATTCTCGAGGCCCATTTTGTTATCGTTGAAACCAAGCACGTTCACAACAAAGAAA
Protein-coding regions in this window:
- the LOC107996994 gene encoding LOW QUALITY PROTEIN: integrator complex subunit 1 homolog (The sequence of the model RefSeq protein was modified relative to this genomic sequence to represent the inferred CDS: inserted 2 bases in 1 codon) yields the protein MTDQQLTNNNNNNNNNNNNNNNNNGEQNYLHKKFKKIATIEFTLTTEPKKNNNNSFSESTKRKNFRESSKDSIEISLESAEEKSAMSRKNGYVCPCCRLSCAKPNVLQKHIRVHTNEKPYPCMPCEFAFKTKNFYKHCRSCTHVLKREGDASKISENSDVNLSDSMSKDSSTSSPLSSTMTNLKTIKVEKIYKPKFQTALQYANNNIETSFLSFTSANSSSSMTVIVVPKLNPKYQIQKHIDKIITDNHIIIDTMDPRLHKLIQRQQSLVKTKQFIDQPLNLSSAKGSLRKRCYNESFVQQCKVCPNESKHGSIIKNLLLKNQNSCQKSKAENENYYCSSFDVPDILDIHRKYQLEIKKGESNLNSKSSDYYSNLQCLSSSDSLLCNTRLIDTYISPVKKHKSEFVPTTLQSLEELYINSLQMFGEEVRILNNTGESKTMRIESQSINSQTDKEIVSNKCITSEIASVVRSDFHSGGTMVYKPPVFTSSSFISLSNVPKILTSVIPNISSTIKSINLTKTEKSETKLMKNKDVSSKEKTKPNKFSRPILLSLKPSTFTTKKHHGITATANILSLISPETPRPKKSYGQLYLNGHAHTYLGLKCSTRVFYCTLNKPQPMYITQQYGLSMYSNWKICKEAPPDINMTHYNSSHRLINYTIAWKKQEDILTHSSHRPINXSLDNGLNSDMKEKSRRVKMVEENLENNEVYMSYVKEKGKEILSFLSIMFLL